The genomic stretch TGGATCTTCCTCCTCTATCCTGTAAGTCTCTTCCAACCACTTATCACAATGGTTGACAAATCGGCGCAGTGATACTATTGTAACGCGGTCACAGCTGTGTGTTCGCAAGCGGCTCAGCCAAACATCAATCGAGGAACTATCAGTctttataaaacaacatttcacatAGAACCATGTTGAGCCTTTTTCATCCAGGACTAACATGGAGCACGTGTTCAGGTCTGCtagtcctttttatttttttaaaggtctcaaaaagttttaaatgataTGAAATTAAATTTTAATCGTATTTAAACTTCTAGCGTGTTTGGAGATTAcacctctctgctgctccaccacctccaGCAGTCAGACTCATTCTTTGATAAGTATCAATAACTACAAACGGGATAAATGACTAAAGTATGATGCAGGACATAAAATGGACTTCTATCTGTAACTTGCATTGCCACGTTAGGACAGTGTGTCTTAACTTACATAAAATGAACCGGATGGTGCTGACAATGTGAAGCTTTAACACAGAGCTGGTTGTTTTCCTTACAAACTTAACTCTTTATATCTTGTTTTCCTAATTTTATCGCACTTGTATATGTAACAGActtgtgttttaatgtcttttaagtTAACATCTGTTTTTAAGTACCACCACATACTTACTAATGCAGCTTGGTCCTTGATGCCTCTATTCTCTCCTCCAAACATTTCTTTCCATCACACCTTCTTTCTTACCTTTTTGGTACTGATTTCATCCCTCTGTTCACTTTGATTTCTCTCTTCTGCACTTCTCTTCCCttcttgtctttcttcttctgttttttcccATGCTGGATGCCTTTCCTCgattcctccttcctctctcttccctctaaCCCATCTCTCATCCCCTGTCCAAACTTTACAGTATGTGGGTGATGAGGACTCTATGCTTCAGGCTGTCTTCTGTCTGCTGGCCTGCCTCCGTAACCTCTTCTACCTACTAAAGGTTTTCGCTTTTAGGTCTCTTTGTTGTTCTCGTatgtttcctcttgttttctgCTCATGTTCATTGCTTATATCTCCATCTTTCTGACATCTTGTGTCAGTGCTGTTTTAGCTCTTTGTCAtatccctctttttctttgctCAATGTTTAGGCAcccatgtacagtatgtgcttgctatgtgtttgtgcatgttgtgtgtgtgtgtgtgtgtgtgtgtgtgtgtgtgtgtgtgtgtgtgtgtgtgtgtgtgtgtgtgtgtgtgtgtgtgtgtgtgtgtgtgtgtgtgtgtgtgtgtgtgtgtgtgtgtgtgtgtgtgtgtgtgtgtgtgtgtgtgtgttccgtCCACAGCGCGTAATGTCCATTTATGTAGCTAATTCTTTAATTCAGTCACATATCTTTCACTCTGCTAGTAaaggtgtgtttttttgtgtgtgtcaggaactgagagagagccagagaaaACAGCAGGCGACACTTGAGAAACTACGGAACATCAAAGAGGACAAACAGCGTGAATTGAGtcgaaggaaggaggaggaagcggcgagaaggagagaagaggagaggaaacagcaggACGAGGAAAGGAGGCAgaaggagcaagaggaggaagcTCAGAGGTATTTTGCTTTCACACAGATTATTAGATTTACATTAGATACTCGGACGTGTCCTCTTCAAGCAAAAGCTCTAAAATGTCCATTCAAACCAAAAATTTACTTTTTCACCTTGATatacaaacttttaaaataatgtttgcttCCCACTTACAGGCGTATTAAGATGGAAAAAGACCGCCAATGGCAGGAGAAGCTGAGGAAAGATGAAGAGGAGCGCCGGAGGAGGCttcaggaggagaaagaggccaaacagagggaggaagaggagagggagagacaggctCTCATCCAGGCTGCCAAGGAGCAGGCCGAACGAGAGCTCAGAGCAAAGGATGAGGCAGAGCGGAAAAtaagagaggtggaggagaggaagaaaagagaagaggaggagcggCATAAGcaagcagagagaaggaggcaggaggaggagaggagaaagctggaggaggagaggaggcagctagaagaagagaggaggaaactagaggaagagagaaggaatgAGGAGAAGAGACGGAACGAAGAGGAGGACCGACgcaagagggaggaagagaggaagaggttaGAGGACGAGCGGAGAGAGGAGGATCGCAGAAGAGAGAAGGAcgaagaggaaaggaggagacagagggcgGCCGTGGCCGCCGTCCGAGatgcggaggagaggaggaagcaagaggacgaggagagaaagaaagatgaagacaGGAGGAAGCTTCAGCAGCAGGACGAGGATCGGAGGAAGCGTGAGGATGAAAGAAAGAGgatggaagaagagaggaggagaaaagacgaggaggaggagaagaagaaagccgAGGATAAGAGGAAAGCCGAGGAgacgagaaagagaaaggaggaggcatctcgtcagcagcagcagccaagtGGAGTAGGGAAGGTGGATATTCAGGAGAAACTGACGTCTCTGCTGAGAggactggaggagaggaagggtaagacacatttttcttcttcagcatGTATTAAAACCACCTTTTGAAGCTCAACTCGCACTATGATCCCTGATGTGCTGCTTTAGGTGGGCAACCCAGAGCCACACATCACAGAAAATCAGCAGCTCTCACATCCTTCAAAGCTCTCTACACGTTCACGGCCCGAAACAACGAAGAGCTCAACTTCAATGTGGATGATGTCATCGAGGTAAGCTTGAAAATGATGTCTTATGAGGGCTTGACAAAAGACAGATGCAAAAGATAGAACTATTCTCTGGATAAACGGATCACTtactcattttcaaatgttcttctcttcgtctctctttcactcttgtTCCTCTTGGTCTTTCTCGAACTCTCCTGTCAGGTTGATGAGACGACAGAGCGGGAGGAGGGTTGGCTGTACGGCAGCAGACAGGGGAAGATGGGCTGGTTCCCAGAGAGCTACGTCGAGAGAGTGGCCCCGTCAGACGCAGCTAATcatacttctgctgctgctgctgctgctgctgctgctcctcctaaAGTGCCGCTCCAGTCACAACTTTCCAATGCGCTTGATGCTGTCAAGGCAGCAGGAACAAAGTCAGCCTTCACACCAACACACTCTCCAAACCCTGCGCCCTCTGAGACACAAGGACAGGTGAGACGTTTATACAACAGGTCATTTTACTGCTGCACCGATTGGTATCCGTCGATTACCACAATATGTCTGAACATACAGAAACGCTCAAATACTCGGAGGTGAATTCACAAACATTGCAGCTGATGGAACCACATCATTTGCGACTGCCCTCTGCCCCGTCTCATGGTCCGATTCACAAAAGATATTGTGCTAATGATATTACAACGCACACATGGCCATAACGTTTTGCAGATGGGTGccatttgcctttttttctgaTTGTAATTATCCATGTGGAAAAGTAGGGCTGAGATTCAGCCTGAGTGCCACTGTTATCCAAACATGCCGAAGGCAATTaagagggaggaaagggaaaAATGTAAGCCCAGCATTAGggaaaggagggagaaggaagacattatttctttattcatttgtatAATAACCCtgttatgtatttttaaaaacgaCATCTAGGGgagctttattcatttatttgtcttgACCCAGCTCTCATTGCATCCTGTCACTTCATCCCGAAATGAGTTTGAGTGTACAACCCTTATTAATGCGCTTCAGTTAAGATAAtaatttcactttaaatgtgtgtgatgtgcGCTAAGTCTTAGTGAGGGGCCACTATTTTTGCgttaaatgtgtcatttcaaTACGCACAGGAGCACAGAGACGCTATTTGCTTGACAGGTGATGCTTTTAGAATTACACAGATTATTTCTGTCTTATTTGCAAAGTGttttctgtccccccccccccacacacactatATTGTCTGTATCTTTCTGTGCCTCTGACAGCAGGTGGTGGGGAACCTGCTGGCCCAGGCCTTGTGTTCCTGGACAGCAAAGACAGACAACCATCTGAACTTCAATAAGGACGATGTCATTCAGGTGTTGGAGCAACAGGAGAACTGGTGGCTGGGAGAGCTGAACACTGAACGGGGCTGGTTCCCCAAAACATACGTGACACTgctgggagaagaagagagttCAGAGTGAGTCTTCCTGCACACATACTGTTTGGAGACCTCGAGCAGTGTGAAAGTTAAACAAGCCATGAATTGTTAATTTAATGTTATCATATAACCCTGTGTTTTAGTTGCAATtgtggggagtttttccttatcAGCTGCATCGGACAGATGGTGTCGTGTGCTGTagagattgtaaagccccctgagacaaatgtgcgatattgggctttataaatgaaaatgacttgTGGCCGTTGGGATGTGTTTTATCTCGGGGTAAATCAGTTCAAACATGCATCAGTCACATGATAATGTCTATGTGTCAGTAGAGTGTGCCAGAGGTGCGGTAACTATTCCAGTCCGTCAGGTATTTACAGCAGCACGTTCCAACACTCCCCTCCGATCATGAGGTCTGGCTAATGAACAAAAGAATTTGATTGGAGGTGAGTAGCCCGGAGTAGAACCACCTCTCGGGTGAAGTGTGCCTTTTGAACGGGGCTTTCCAGAAGGATAAGGAGTAGCCAGCTACTTTACGGGGGTCCAGGGGGGGGTCGCATGGccatcattttcttttgccatAATGTGTTGTCCTCTGGCACATTCTATCCTAAACACTGAATTGAATCAAAGCAAATCAGAACTTGTTCATCAAAACTATTTTTTGAGAATCATAAGTGAATATAATAAAGTAGCCAGCTGGACTTAAATAAATAGTCGTCGGCTGTTCTCATGATCAGCTCTCCCTTTTTAAGTATGAATCCTGGTACTCCATCTCACAGACCCCAGGGCAGACCCAGACCATGCAGCAGCGCTTGGTACCCCCATCTGGTTTATGAATGCCTTGCatcccccaggaggagctggaggacggGGCTTCTGTGAAAGCATTagaggatggatgaatggacaTGCGTGAATAAGTATGGTAATGTGATGTTTCTGTTTACAGCATGAAGGGCTCCCCTCCTGATGCTTTGGATTCTAGCGACAGCACGCAGCTGGACGGTAAACTATCCTCTGAAATATCTGCTTAAAGTAGTTCAGTTAATATTTGATCatcacacattacatttaccgtgtttatgtttctgtttgtcttaTTTAAACATGTTATGATGATTTTCAGGTGGTTTGAGGGACATTGatgtaatttccttttttagtttttatgccTAATTTTACAATGAAAACTGTATTTCCCTCAAAATGTAAGTGAAGTCTTCAAGAGATGTCTTAAAGTGACACGTGCAGCCTGCCTTTATGGCAGATGTATAACGTTATCTGatattataaaatgttgttGAGGTTGGCGTAATTTAGCAACAGACCTTGTATAAGCTCTTGCCTTAGCTACATTGCTGTTCATTTATATTCGTATATTCTTTTCCTTTCCAGAGTACACAGCGTTGTACACCTATGAGTCTCCGGAGCCGGGTGATCTGACGTTCAGAGAGGGAGATGTGATCTTGGTGAGCAAGAGAGACGGGGAGTGGTGGCACGGCTCTATAGGCGGCAGCACGGGCGTCTTCCCCAGCAACTACGTCAAACCTAAAGAGACGGATGTAAGAGCGTTTAACCCTTAACACGTACACAGGGGGAACAATGTTTTGCTATTTGTGTTGGTGTTTGATTGCATTATATTGCAAGACGTTcctgttattttcttttttgtaataatgatataattgtattttttttcagACATCAAGTTTATCTGCAAAGAAGAAGCCAGGTAAACTCACCATCTGGCCTTTTCTGTCTAATCTCTTTATTTCTCACTTGCATAAGAACACAATACCTGGTTTTGCATTTTGCAAAGTTGCATTTGTGTCTTGTGTGCACAGAGATCGCCCAGGTGATGAGGGCCCACCCCGCTACTGGCCCTGAACAGCTGAATCTGGAAAATGGCCAGCTCATCCTCATCCTTGGCAAGAACACCTCTGGCTGGTGGCTCGGAGAACTGCAGGTCAGCTTTCAGCTGCTGTTCACAGCGGTTTCCTGTGGACCCTTTAATAAAGGCAGACATTGTAGACTAGCCAACCTTGTTGGCTTGTGACCCATTAAAACAAAGCCATGTCTACTTGCGACCCCTCACCTTTAGGTATATCGATTGTGACCAGTTCAACTAAATCATGTTTTTATGCCTCCGCGCTGCCCACAGTCTgaggcattttgtttttgagttttcCATCGGTCCGTACCATTCATGTGAACGTGATATCTCATGAACGCCTTGTTGAAACCAACGTCCAGTGAATTTGGTAgacaaaggtcaaggtcactgtgacctcacaaaacacgttttggGCCCAACCCGCAGGTTGGAAACCACTATACCTGAAGTTTCTGGTTGAAAACTGCATGTTGAAGGTTTTTCATCCCTCCTGTCTGATTAAAACCTCTCTCTACATTTGTTTGGGTTGTCTGACTCTAGGCCCGCGGTAAGAAGCGTCAGAAGGGCTGGTTTCCTGCCGCTCACGTCAAAATATTGGGATCCAACAGCGGCAAGTCCACACCAGCACCCCaaccaggtaacacacacacacacacacacacacacacacaggctagaGGTGAAGAGTACAAAAgtacactaaataaataataaactgcaaataaaataaaagagtaaactcttcttcttctctgtcagtctgtcaggtAATAGCCATATACGACTACTCAGCCGCCAACGGGGACGAGATGAGCTTCTCCAAAGGTCAGCTGATCAACGTTTTTGACAAGAACAACCCTGATTGGTGGAAAGGAGAGATCAACGGCGTCACCGGTCTGTTCCCCACCAATTACATTAAGATGACCACGGCGGAATGTGACCCCAGCCAGCAGTGTAAGTAAATCCCTTAAACCTGATATGATATCATGATGAAGGgaaatatgcatttttaaaacacagagaTGCTCTTCTTCCAAGTTGCTTCAAGCCACTACGACCCAATCTCAATCTCCACCCTAAGAACTAAACTCTAAACCCTGCTGGACTTAATTGACGTCAACTGTGCGCAGCTGTAGCGCTTAAGTGTGTGAGGAATGGGACACACCATAATGATATCACACGCTGCTTTAAAACGCATcaccataaaaaaaataaagtgccACATTGCCATATAATAATTTCAATCATTTTATTAAACTAATGCAAAGCAGCATTTAACTGTAGCTACAATTGTTCAATAGTTGAGCTTGTGGTTTTTTTGTACACGGTTAAATAATGTCCCAGTCCTGATAAACCTTTTATAGCAGCCGAAGCCATCCACGCTGGCTGGTGAATATTTTATGAGGGGCAGGAGAACGACCAtttaaatgtcatacattctgctGTGGTTTATAGGCGAGTCCTTTAGGAAAGTCTGCAGATCTGCGGACTCACAGAAAGGAGGTTTAATGGCGTTAAAGAAACCTGCATCGGATGATTTAACAGTGGGACAGCGCTGAGCTCTCACACACTTAGAGGAGTGTGGAGATTGGGATTGGGCCTATGACTAACTAAGACCTTTGATCATCTTTGCAACACTGTACCATCACTGATATTTCTTCATCCACCCATCTCTTCATTTGTATATTCTTTCTTCTCACTGACAGGTAATTTCCCCCTGTTTTCCCACTTCCTCcctcactctgtgtctctctctctctctttctctctctccctctctcctctctcctctctcctctctcctctctccatatTCCTCggcttctgtctctttctccttctaGGCTGGTAGAaagtcctcttcctcctccacctcctcttccttcttcctcctcctgactTCAGAGAGACCCACTATTACACACTGCTCTGAAGGGGCAGAGTGTCTGGACTCCCTGTCTACTAACTTCTCCCCCTGAGCTAATGTCTGTGTGATTCAGCACCTGAAACCACTTTCTTTGACTCTCAATACTGATTCTGTGAATTGTTAAAGCCACAGTGCCTTTTCTGATTTCTCCGTTTTGAGTGTGAACTGATGATGCTAAAATGAAGCAGAGGGATAGTGGGTCTCTCTGtggcttttctctcttttttccttttgtttctccTCACAAGACACATCTTTTCCCCCTTTATTCATGCGGCATCACACTCCCTTTCCCTTTTTCAtacctgttgttgttgtttccattCTTACTCTCCAATTTTGAGAGTTTAGCTCACACAGAGCCCActatttgtctctgtgtctcctcgGAGATGTGTCTATATTCAGACATGATGTGCAAGTTTTACTGTCACTTTACACTAACAATTAATTGCATTATAACCGTGAAGCCTGTGGTTATTTTGAGAAATAGTCCAACACTCCTGCACTTAATGCTTAAACCAAAGCATGAAGCTTGAGCGAAACTCGATCTCTCCAGATGTTTGGAGATGTAGTTTTACGTTTTGCTTTTCAACTATAACCATTGGGCTTTTgattttgtgccttttttttgaAAACCTTTTGTTTGAACTTAATTTGGACATGAAATGCTTCAGGCAGAAGCGTACAGTTTGTCCTTTGTGCATTTAAAAGCCATAACTGGGTTATTACTAACAACAGTAGTTTTGAAGTGAGATGAAGCGACTTCACCATATGGCGAACGGTTTCAACGCCATTGACAGACATTTACCTCCAGGGGTGAAACTGCTGCCGCGTCTTATATTAACTGAATGCTGTTTTGCTGCTGCTCTGAATGCAGAAAGTGAATGCATAGGcttttctcatttctcattttGTACATCCTAGACAAGCTgcttacttttaattaaagtcACAACGTATGTTTGTATGAAAAGTACTATACAGATAAAGATCTATGCAAACGTCTCGAGTTACTCCTCCTGTGCTCAGTCTGATGAACACTGAGGTCTTATAGGTCTTAAAGATGCTACAATACAGTTCAGATGTCTTTAGTGCACTACCATCAAATCACTTTAACCCTAATGTAAGGAACGCaaattgcttttttaatttagttcagaagtaaagtaaagtaaagtaaaggcTGCAGTAAACGTGGGTGAACCACGCAAAGCTCAAAGCAGCTGTTAGCACAACTGATCCGGCAACATGTACAGAAGATTTGTGGCACAAGATGCTGGAACTATTCTTCAAGATGTGTCTAATATATTTTCTGATGAAATAAAGATTGGTTTGGGATGAcagcagtgttttattattgttaaaggGTGTGCATGTTTTATGCAGTGTTTataatgtcaacacaacacacatgatTAAGATGGGCAGATGTGAAGTATGTTTACAACAGTTTGACCTCGATGCAGAATCAAACATCCATGTGTTTTCCTTATTGTGATGGTAACTTATGGTGATATTAGGTATCGGAACATTTTCTCAATTGGCAGAAGTCACTGAAAATTAGGGGGGAACACTGAGCTCTGAACATGCGTCACAGGGtgcgaaagaaagaaagaattcctcttcctgttttggtaCAAACAGATTTAGTCTAGGAGAAGGTTTAGTCTGATAGCAGCGACGAGAAGATAACGGCGCAGACGGGGAAAGAGACAAACGGGAGAGACAATCAGACAAACGCAACAGAAGACCGACAATTAACTTAAATACTTATAATCAGAGCAATGACTTTACAGAGCAGCTTTCACTTTCTAAACCTTTGGGAGGAGACAGACGATGAGGAAAGAGAAAGGTCAGGGAGGGAGCGACAGTCGGTTAGTATGGGACCCTCACAATGGGCTAATGGGCTCCTTGTAtcaggtaagtgtgtgtgtgtgtgtgtgtttcctcatttccctttctctccctcctcctctcagaaCTCTTAGACATGAGAAAGTGTTGTAGAAGGATTACACATCAGCATTGTGTTAAAACCAATTTAGCTCGAATGTACCGTGATGTGGATCCTAAATGTGATGAATGTAAAAGTGCATCGGCCTCACTTCTTCACGTGTACTGCTGGTCATGTCCTTTTCTTCCTTAATGTTTTGGGCATAAGTCTTTAAGACTATTTCAGAAACCCTTCACCACCAAGCCAAATCCTTTGACCGACATTTTTGGCATTGCTCAAGACTTGGACTTGCCGAAAGTAAAACTGAATGTTGGCTTTTACGTCTTTACCGGCTCCACGAGTTCTCTTACTGAAGTGGACGGATTCTGCACCTCCTTCCCACTTACACGGGATTAAAGACATTATGTCCCGGATGAATCAAGAGAACAGTCGTTATACTACTCCGGGAGCAGAGAGTACATGACACTACAGTAATctcagaatatttatttatttattttctatttctctaCATTCTTCCTGTTACAATTTAAggtatattataaatattttctcTGTATTGTCTATCATTTTAACTTTATCTATCCATAATTAAGAATATATCTTCTGTGGTTGCCTGTGTGTTCAAAGGCCCCATCATGTCCAGCAGGAGGCAGTGAATGTGGTGCTGAAGTGTTGTTGTGGTTTAAGTGGTGGCTTGGTTTTGTTGCACTTGTTTGAATCTTTGTTGCgtgtttctcctctcctcctgcagggtgtGCAGACCTGAACAGCCTGGACTCATTGAGCAcccaggagagaaagagacagggtTACATCCATGAGCTAATCCAGACTGAAGAGAGATACATGGAAGACTTGCAGATAGTGCTGGAGGTAATGAACTTTTgatttggggtgaactgtccctttttaatACCTCGCGTATAAACAGAATGTTGTTAAATGTTGAGTAAATCCATCCAGTATTTCACAAGAACGAGATGTGTCGGGGTGTCCTCATGATATCCTAATCACATATCTGTAAATCCACCATGTTGTTTCTTACTAAcgtgtggttgtgttgtgttgtgtgtgtgtgtgtgtgtgtgtgtgtgtgtgtgtgtgtaggttttcCAAAAGCCTATGTCAGAGTCGGGCCGGCTGAATGATGCAGAGATGACCATGATCTTCGTCAACTGGAAAGAACTGCTGGCCTGCAACTCTAAACTTCTCAAGTAAATATCAAACAATTGCAGCTTTTCTAAAGTTGTGTCTGGATTGTGTGTACAAAAATACAGAGCTGCTTGTGTTCATACGCgtacatttatgtgtgtgcagggcTCTACGCGTGCGTAAGAAGACGGGCGGGGACAACATGCCGGTGCAGATGATCGGAGATATCCTGGCGCCGGAGCTGTCCCACATGCAGCCCTACATCCGCTTCTGCTCCTGCCAGATCAACGGAGCATCACTGCTCCAGACGCGTATCGATAGCGAGCCGAACTTCAAGGACTTCCTCAAGGtagagaaggaggggggagcaaagaaagaaagtaatgTAGGTCATAAGCACGGTGATGAAGAATAGCGGAGATGTGTTGAAGGACAGGAAGAGGTGGAGATAGAAGGCGAGCATTTTAATTGATCTAGAACCATTATCATGTCGGATTTTACAAACCAGATACTCTGCAGTTTTATATCCATGATGGTGGAAACAGGATTCTTAATGTGTTCATTAACATTGTCTTTTCATTCCCATCAGAAAATTGCCACAGACTACAGATGTAAAGGCATGCCGCTGTCCAGCTTCCTGCTGAAACCCATGCAGAGGATCACACGCTACCCACTGCACATCAAAAACGTAGGCCATCATGTTCACGAGCGTGTCTGTGTTTGAACTAGTTAAAACACTGACCTTAATGTGTGTAATTGGAAAAAAATAGAGTGGTTTGCCTTTTCGTATCTCATTTGTGGATGTaattaacttgtgtgtgtgtttagatccTGGAGAGCACCGCAGAGGGCCATGCTGACCGAGAGCCTCTGAAAGAGGCTCTGGAGAGGGCGGAGGAACTCTGTAAACAGGTTCCTTTCATCACCGATTCTCTCATTCGTGACGTCCCTCGctgctttaattacattttttgatcCATTCTGCAAAAGCAAAAGTTTTGATTGTTTCTGTAATTAATTATTGTGTCATTCAGGTAAACGAGGGcgtgagagaaaaggagaactCTGACAGGCTGGAATGGATTCAGAACCACGTGCAGTGTGATGGTGCTGCAGAGGTATTACGCt from Cottoperca gobio chromosome 3, fCotGob3.1, whole genome shotgun sequence encodes the following:
- the LOC115004002 gene encoding LOW QUALITY PROTEIN: intersectin-2-like (The sequence of the model RefSeq protein was modified relative to this genomic sequence to represent the inferred CDS: deleted 1 base in 1 codon); its protein translation is MNGGPSVWAITPEERIKHDQKFGTLFPSMGYVSGEQARKFLLQSGLPASVLAEIWTLADMNKDGKMDRLEFSIAMKLIKLKLQGTTLPLALPFIMKQPPVPAPNLNNRTSSMTNPSYGMASGPNMSMMPGTNLAMLTPMSMPTPGLSHLTPMTGLTPLVPTATGLSPLMASSSTRPTVGTATLPNGTIGLFHSTPTGGLAAGIPRSASPYSSPLGLSSSGMNKASSLLDLESISSASSSSAMSPMGTVPSDWAVPHSSRLKYRQQFNGLDKYMTGYLSGQQVRGAMATTMLTQIQLASIWTLADVDKDGKLKADEFILAMHLVDMAKIGQPLPLTLPTELVPPSQRSAVNGSSPSPYASLTDDFDIEPPQKHKTNMSFEDKFKANLERGNAELEKRRLALQDAERRERERRAQKEREEREMREREAREAEERRRKEEERRLERQRELERQKEEERQREIERKEAAQRELERQRKEEWERRQRGELQIKREHEQDDIIKLKAKKRSLEMELEAVGNKHRQISDRLRDSQNKKKLQKTELDLTNQRKDTRQQDINVLQKQLEEFQRKLSQLTPEQRRLTEKLRNMSQSTMSTLNVVFTEKKGTCLKLREQLGVVEKDTAAKLSEMDQYNKDMQYVGDEDSMLQAVFCLLACLRNLFYLLKELRESQRKQQATLEKLRNIKEDKQRELSRRKEEEAARRREEERKQQDEERRQKEQEEEAQRRIKMEKDRQWQEKLRKDEEERRRRLQEEKEAKQREEEERERQALIQAAKEQAERELRAKDEAERKIREVEERKKREEEERHKQAERRRQEEERRKLEEERRQLEENEEKRRNEEEDRRKREEERKRLEDERREEDRRREKDEEERRRQRAAVAAVRDAEERRKQEDEERKKDEDRRKLQQQDEDRRKREDERKRMEEERRRKDEEEEKKKAEDKRKAEETRKRKEEASRQQQQPSGVGKVDIQEKLTSLLRGLEERKGGQPRATHHRKSAALTSFKALYTFTARNNEELNFNVDDVIEVDETTEREEGWLYGSRQGKMGWFPESYVERVAPSDAANHTSAAAAAAAAAPPKVPLQSQLSNALDAVKAAGTKSAFTPTHSPNPAPSETQGQQVVGNLLAQALCSWTAKTDNHLNFNKDDVIQVLEQQENWWLGELNTERGWFPKTYVTLLGEEESSDMKGSPPDALDSSDSTQLDEYTALYTYESPEPGDLTFREGDVILVSKRDGEWWHGSIGGSTGVFPSNYVKPKETDTSSLSAKKKPEIAQVMRAHPATGPEQLNLENGQLILILGKNTSGWWLGELQARGKKRQKGWFPAAHVKILGSNSGKSTPAPQPVCQVIAIYDYSAANGDEMSFSKGQLINVFDKNNPDWWKGEINGVTGLFPTNYIKMTTAECDPSQQWCADLNSLDSLSTQERKRQGYIHELIQTEERYMEDLQIVLEVFQKPMSESGRLNDAEMTMIFVNWKELLACNSKLLKALRVRKKTGGDNMPVQMIGDILAPELSHMQPYIRFCSCQINGASLLQTRIDSEPNFKDFLKKIATDYRCKGMPLSSFLLKPMQRITRYPLHIKNILESTAEGHADREPLKEALERAEELCKQVNEGVREKENSDRLEWIQNHVQCDGAAENLVFNSLTNCLGPRKLLHSGKMNKAKSNKELWAFLFNDFLLLTHAAKQFTSSGPDKLFSNKNNVQLKMYKPPVLLNEVLVKLPDPSSDEPTFHISHIDRVYILRTDNINERTAWVQKIKAASEEFFETEKKKREKAYQARSVKTSGIGRLLVIILEATELKPGKPNGKSNPYCEVTMGAQIFTSRTLNDTLNPKWSFNCQFHIKDLYQDVLCITIFERDQFSPDDFLGRTEVPVATIKKELENKGPVTRRLLLHEVPTGEVWVRLDLQLFGNK